GGACCGGGGCGGGGCGGGCGAACCGGTCGGAGGGCGAGCGGGGCCGGGCGGCGGGGCGGCCGGGTTCAGCAGCCGGGGACCGGGCCGCCCTTCGCCAGTGCGCGCAACGCCTGCACCGCGCCCTTGAGGGTGCTGACGGGGACCAGCCGCAGCCCCTCCGGCGCGGGCCGCACCTGCGCGCACTCCGCCTTCGGCACGAGGAAGACGCTCGCCCCGTCGCGGCGGGCCGCCTGCATCTTGAGCGGCGCCCCGCCGACCGCGCCCACCGTTCCGTCGGCGTCGATCGTCCCCGTGCCGGCGATGGTGCGGCCGCCGGTGAGATCGCCGCCGCTGCCGTCGCCTGCCAGCTTGTCGACGATGCCGAGCGAGAACATCAGTCCGGCGCTGGGCCCGCCCACATCGTCGAGCCGCAGCCGCACCTTCACCCGGTCCGGGTCCCGGTGCAGAAAGCGGAGCGCGGCCGTGGTCGCGTCCCGCTGCGAGGACTTCATCTCCGCGACATTGTGCTGCGCGATCTCCGCATCGGACATGCCGGAGGGAAAGACCGCTTCCAGGGGCATCACCGCACGGTCCTTGCGGAACCACCCCTCGATCACGTCCCCCACGCGGATACCGGCGTCCGGCGCGGTCGCCTGGATCGCCACCATCCGCAGCTGGCCGGAGGTCTTGCGCACCGCGGCCCCGCTCGGCGAGATGACCTCCCCGCCGCCGTGCGTACCCAGCACATCCGTGGTCTGGCCCGGCCGCGCCACGGAGTACGGCAGCGGCGCGAACCCCGCGACGGCCAGCAGCGCCACGACGGGCACAGCGCCGAACACGAGGGCATGGGGGCGCGAGAGGGTGCGGCGGCGGGCCGGGGTTCCGGTGCGGGAGGGGCGCAGGGTCGTCACCCCGCAAATCTAGGGCAGGGCAATTGTCCGGCTTCATCCGACCCGGCACGGCCGCCTTGAGGGGGTGCCGGGGTCCGGCTGGCTTATCTTCCGGCACCACACGGCGAGTTCAGGCCGCACCGGTCGAATTGCCGGTCGTGCGGGCCCCGTTGAGGGTCGGGCGCGCGCCACAGACGGGCGAGCGGACCCGCCACCGCCTCCGTACGCCACTGCCCCGTTTGCCGTACACGTGCCGAAGGGCCGTACACGAGTGGCCCGTTGGAGCGGGCGGCGGTCAGCGCACACCGGACACCGGACCGGGCCTTCGGACGACGGTCAGCCGGGTGGGGCCGGAAAGGTGTGGCCGTACGTCGCCAGGGTGCGGTCGATGGCCGGGCCGAGGAACGCCCGGGTCAGGTCGGCGCGGCGGCCTAGCCGGTCGGAGGGGCGAGCGGGGCCGGGCGGATGGGGCGGTGCCGCGGGCCCGTAGCGGCGGTGCCGGATGTCGGCGATGACCTCGTCCGGGGCGCCGAGTTCACCGAGGACGGCCAGCGCCTCGCCCTTGCTGATGAGCGTGCCGTCGCGGAGGGTCACCGTGGCGCGGGCCAGGGTCAGCATGCCGAGGTCGACCCAGATGTCCTGGAGCCACTCTTCCGGCTCGTCCAGGGCGGGCCGCCAGAATTCCCGCAGGTCGGTGCGGATGAACGTGGCGAGCTCCGCGTCGGTCACCGGCGGGAGGAGGGTAGTGGGGGCGTCACCGTACAGGACGCGTCCGAACGTGTGGAGTTCGCGTCGGGTGACCGGAGTGACCGTGCGGCGCTTCAGTTCCCGGTGGGCCCAGGTGAGGTGGATATGTGCGGGGTCGGCCGTCTCGTCGGCCGCCAAGTAGCTGCAGTGCAGCTTCGCTGCGAGGGGGTCGGTCCGGTCCAGGGTCGCGTGCAGCTCGCCCAGTTGCCGTTCCTCCTCCGGCGTACACGGGCGGTCGACGATCGCGATCAGGTCGAGGTCACTGCGGCCCTGCTGGTAGTCGCCGCCTGCGAGGGAGCCGTGTGCCCAGAGCGCCCTGAGCGGGAGCCGGGGCCGGAGGGCGGCCAGAAAGCGGTCCAGGAGATGGGCCGTTGCCCGGTCGGTGGCCGGCCGGACAGGGGTGACTCGGTCAGGCGGGACTCCGTCAGGGGTGGTCCGGTCAGCAGGGTTCCGTTCGCCGGTGGCTTCGGCGGCCGCCCCGGGCGGGGCGGGCTCGGGGAGCGGGGCGGGTCCAGGGGTGGAGGTCATGACCGCAGTCTGGCCCTGACAAGGAGGCGGCGGCAGGAGGGCGGCCCCGTGCACCGCACATTCCCGGCCGATGTACGGAGTTCCGCGCGCGGCACGGACATCCGGCTCCTACGCTGACGCCGTGACGGCCACTCCGGAACCCGCGCCCGCCTGCCCGTCCCCGCCCGCCGCCACCGCCCCGCCATCTGCCGACCCGCCTCTCTGGCGTGACCGGCGGTTCGTCCTGCTGGCCGCCGCCCGCACCATCTCGGTCCTCGGGAACGGCTTCGCCCGGGTGGCGCTCTCCTTCGCGGTGCTGGCGCTGCCGGGGGCGGGTCCCGGGCAACTGTCACTGGTGCTGGCCTGTCAGGCGGTGCCCCAGCTGGTGTTCATCCTCGCGGGCGGGGTGATGGCGGACCGGATGTCGCGCTCCCGGCTGATGATCGTCACCGATCTCGTCGGCGCCGCCGCCTACGCCGGTCTCGCCGCCATGGTGCTGACCGGGCATGCCCCGTTGATGGCGCTCTGCGCACTGGCGGCGCTGGCGGGAACGGCCACCGCGCTGTTCTCCCCCGCGATGGACGGCGTCATTCCGCTGCTCGTCCCCGCCGGACGGCTGCAGCGGGCGAACGGGCTGCTGCGGGTCGGTATGAACAGCTCGATGCTGCTGGGGCTCGCACTGTCCGGTGTGGCCGTCGCCGTCGTCGGCGCGGGCTGGGCCCTGGCGCTCAACGCCGTGTCGTTCGTGGTGAGCGCGCTGCTGGTCCGGGGCCTCCGGCTGCCCGCGCGGGCCCGTACGGGGTCCTCGGGGTGGGCCGATCTGCGGGACGGCTGGCGGGAGTTCGCCGGACGGCAGTGGCTGTGGGTGGTCGTCGCGCAGTACTCGGTCGTCGTCGCCGCGCTCAATGCCAATGCCGGAGTGCTGGGGCCACTGGTGGCCGAGAACGAGCTGGGCGGGGCACGCTCCTGGTCACTGATCGTCGCCGCGCAGGCGCTGGGCACCATCACGGGCGCCGGGCTGGCCGCCCGTATCCGGGTGCGCCGGCCGGTGCTGATCGCGGTGCTGGCCACCTTCCCGCTGGCCCTCCCGATCGCGCTGCTCGCCGTGAGGGCGCCGGTGCCGTGGATCGCGCTGGCCATGTTCGGCTCGGGTATCGCCGCCGACATCTTCGGTGTGCTGTGGGCGACCACCATCCAGCGCGAGGTCCCGGAGGCGGCGCTGTCCCGCGTCAGCTCGTACGACTGGTTCGGCTCACTGGCCTTCGCGCCGCTCGGCCTGCTGATCGCCGGGCCGGTCGCGGCACGGACCGGCGTCGGCCCCGCCCTCGCCGGCTGCGCCGCGCTGATCGTCCTCGTCTCGGCGGCCGCCCTGCTCTCCCCCCAGGTACGCGGCCTACGCGCACCGGGGCCGGCGCCGACGGGCGAGGAGAGGGACGAGTGCGAAGCCGAGCGACCCCGCTGAAGTCCGGTGCGGGGAGGGGGGCGTCCCCAGGGGCGCAGGTATCCGCGCGACCAGCCACGACGCAGCCACAGCCGCATGACGCCACCTCTCGGCGCTTCCCACGAAGCACTCGGCAGTGCGGAGGAGCCTCGGCAATGCGGAGGCGCCTCAGCAGCGCGGCGGAGCCTCGACGGTGAGGTAGGTGGCATTGCCCGCTTCGCCTTACCGTCCCGCGAGCCCCACCCGTACCACCGTCACGATCTCCTCGTCGGAGAGCCCCAGCTTGCGGGCCTCGGCGATCAGCCGCTCCGCGGTTTCCCCGAGGCGGGCGCGGGCGGGAGCGGCCCCACCGATGACCACCGCACCTCGGCCGCGGCGGAGTTCGATCAGCCCCTCCTCCTTGAGGCGCTGATAGCCACGCAGCACGGTATGGACGTTCACGCCGAGGGACGCGGCGAGCTCGCGGGCGGCCGGCAGCCGCTCCCCGGTGTCCACCGTGCCGTCGGCGATGGCACCGCGGACCGAGGCCGCGATCTGGTCGCCGAGCGGGACGGACGACCCGGGGTCGACCCGGAAGAGCACCTCAGCCTCCTTGCCGCGCCTGCGCGCGGTCCGCATACGTGTTGAGCAGTGCGGCGGCCGTCGCGGCATCATCGACCGTCACCGCGAACTCCCTGCCGTTCGTCAGCCGCACCACGACGCCCTCCCCCGAGCGCAGTACGAGGCCGCTGGCGCCCGACCGGATGCGGTAGCCCCAGCCGCCGAACTCGGCGAAGCAGGCGATCCGGCGGCTGCCGGCCTCGGCGATACGGTCGACGGGGATGCGCCGCAGCCGGAAGCGACCGGGCAGCAGCGTCGGCGACAGGGCCAGCCCGCGCCGGTCCACGGTCACCCGCACGGAGGCCAGGGGCAGCACCACGGCACCGCCGAAGAGCAGTCCGGCGGCCGGGAACCAGCCGGCGAGGATGCCCACGACGAGTCCGGCGCCGAGCAGCAGGACACCCAGCACGATCAGCGGGGGTGAGCTGATGGTACGTGACCAGCCGGCGGTCGTGCCGGCGGGGACGTCGAGCCGGGACGTCGCACCGGGTGCCCGCCGGGGCCATGGGGGCGCCGCCCCGGCGAGCAGCCGCCCGAGCGCGCCGGCGAACAGCGCCACACCGAGACCCACGGGCAGTTGCCACCACGGTTCCCGGACGGCCGAGGCGTCGCTGGCGTCGGCGTTGGCGAGCAGCGTCCCGCAGAAGACGTAACCGAGCTCAGCGGAGGTGAAGTAGCAGCCGGCGATCAGCCACGGCACGTCGGGGGCCGGTACCCGCAGATGGATGAGCAGGCCGAAGACGGAGCCGAGGGCGAGGAGCAGGGCGAGGGACGCGGTCAGAAAGCCCGGAACCGAGGAGAAGCCGTCGGCGCGTTCGTCGCGGAAGTGGGTGGCCAGCGGATCGGGCAGCCGGTCGGCCACCCCCATATAGATACCGGCGAAGACCACGATCACGACAACGAAGGGGACGGCGGCGAGCCAGGTCCGCGCGGAGCCGTCCGAGGGCGGGGCGGAACGTAATGCACTCTTCATGACTACCTCTCAGTTGTTCGCATAGTAGTAGAACAACTCGGCATGTCGCAATACAGCTCCATCTCATATCTGAGATACGGTCACTCCATGGCAGACGACTACCTCGTACGCATCGGCAGGCTCATCCGTGACGCCCGGCAACACCGTGGCTGGACACAGACGCAGCTTGCGGAGGCTCTGGGCACCAGCCAGAGCGCCGTCAACCGCATCGAACGCGGGAATCAGAACATCAGTCTTGAGATGATCGCCCGGATCGGCGAGGCTCTCGACAGCGAAATCGTCTCGCTCGGCTACGCCGGGCCGATGCATCTGCGGGTGGTCGGCGGACGCCGGCTGTCCGGCAGCATCGACGTGAAGACGAGCAAGAACGCCTGTGTGGCGCTGCTGTGCGCCACACTGCTCAATGCGGGCCGCACAACTCTGCGCCGGGTGGCCCGTATTGAGGAGGTCTACCGCATCCTCGAAGTACTGGGCAGCATCGGCGTACGGACCCGGTGGATCAACGACGGCAACGATCTGGAGATCGTCCCGCCCGCGGAGCTCGACCTCGACTCGATGGACACCGAGGCGGCACGCCGCACCCGCAGCGTCATCATGTTCCTCGGCCCGCTGCTGCACCGCATGGACCACTTCAAACTGCCGTACGCGGGCGGCTGCGATCTCGGCACCCGCACCGTCACGCCCCACATGACGGCACTGCGCCACTTCGGCCTGGAGATCACCGCGACCGACGGCACCTACATCGCCGAGGTGGACCGCAGCGTCGCCCCCAAGCGCGCGATCGTACTGACCGAGCGCGGCGACACCGTCACCGAGAACGCGCTGCTGGCCGCCGCCCGGCACGACGGCGTCACGGTCATCCGCAACGCCTCCTCCAACTACATGGTCCAGGACCTCTGCTTCTTCCTGGAGGAGCTGGGCGTCCGGGTCGACGGCATCGGCACCACCACGCTCACCGTGCACGGCGCCGCACACATCGAACGCGATGTGGACTTCGCGCCGTCCGAGGACCCGGTCGAGGCAATGAGCCTGCTGGCAGCGGCAGTTGTCACCGAGTCCGAGCTGACGATCCGCCGGGTCCCGGTCGAGTTCCTGGAGATCGAACTCGCCGTCCTGGAGGAAATGGGCCTGGACCACGAGCGCAGCACGGAGTACGCCGCCGACAACGGCCGCACCCGGCTCATCGACCTGACGGTCCGCCCCTCCAAGCTCCAGGCCCCGCTCGACAAGATCCACCCGATGCCCTTCCCGGGCCTCAACATCGACAACGTCCCCTTCTTCGCGGCCATCGCGGCCAGCGCCCAGGGCCAGACCCTCATCCACGACTGGGTCTACGACAACCGCGCGATCTACCTGACGGACCTCAACCGCCTCGGCGCCCAGGTCAAACTCCTCGACCCGCACCGCGTCCTGGTCGACGGCACGACCCGCTGGCGCTCCGCAGAAATGATGTGCCCCCCGGCCCTGCGCCCGGCCGTCGTCGTCCTCCTGGCCATGATGGCCGCCGAGGGCACCTCCGTCCTGCGCAACGTCTATGTCATCAACCGGGGTTACGAGGACCTGGCGGAACGCCTCAATTCGATCGGGGCGCAGATCGAGATCTTCCGGGACATCTGAGGGGCGGATGCCGCCGCACCCTTCCTGAACCGCAGTGATGTGGGCCCTGGAGCGGGTGCGGCGGCATCTGTGGGGGGGCATGCGGCGATACGTGCACCACGTTCACCTTCCTGCGCGGCGGGGTCGGGACGCCCTGAGTCGTGGCGGCTTCTCTCGCGTTCTCGCACGGCGTGCCGTACCGCGATCCGAGCGTCCTGAGCCGTCAGGTGGAATGCGGCAACCGCCCCGCCGCGTTGGCCGGTTCGGTCTCGAAGGCCGAGAGGACCAGGCCGGTGACGTGCATGACGGCGTTCCATTCGTCTTGGTTCAGGTCCGGGAATTCCTCCAGCACAGAGCCAGGCACAGGACAGCCGTCGGCGCTCAGCAGTACCTGCCCGAGCGAGAGGCCCGAGCGGCTCAGGCACAGGCGTATCGCGGGCTGCGGTGGTGCTGTGGACAGTACTGCGATGTGGTGAGCGGCCTCCTGGTTGTCGGGAGTCTCCGACGCGAAGGCCAGAAGCGTGGTGCGCAGCCGGGCCGTGAGTTCGTCCTGCGGATTCCCGTGTTCCGCGAGGGCGGTCAGCGACCGGCAGAAGCTCTCCCTGCCCGGCGCTCGGGCCGGCCGCGGGAGGCGCTGCGGATGCGGTACGGCCTTATCACGTACGGGTTCGGGGGCGGGGTCGAGGTCGGGCTCCGACTCGAGCACTATGAGGATGAGCTTGCCGACCAGTAGCGCGGCTTCCCACTCGTCCTGGCACAGCGCCGGGTGCGTCTCCCGCACCCGTGTCGGGAGAGCGCTCCCGTCCGCTCTCCAGAGCAGGTTCGGCAGCCCCACGTCATGGTCGGCGAGCCGCAAACCGAGGTTCCGCCCCCAGGTGTGGTCCGCGCTGCCGAGGGTGACCGAGCCGACGCGGGAGCGCTCGCCCAGCATCTCCTCGGCCAGTTCGGACAGTGCGCATTCGAGGTCGGTACGGAGGTCGGCCTCGGGGGCGTGCCGCCCCGCTCCGATGCGCAGCAGCGCGTGGCGCAGGCGGGCGCGCGGCGATGGCGATGGCGATGGCGATGGCGAATTCATCGTCTCCTTCTACGGGAACGACCGGTTCCTACGGGAGCCGCCGGTCGGCGCCGTGTGGCACTCGATGATGACCGGGCATTTCCTGGCGTGTGCGTCCGGTGCCGGTCCTGGCTCCGTTCCGAGGGCCTGTGCGCTGATTGGCGTTGCTTATTGCACATTATTAGCAATAGCGAGAGGTAGGCAATTAACCTGCTCTCAGTAAGTGAGAGGAGCAGTGCATGCGTGGGGCACCCGTGGTGCTGGGCATTGAGTCGTCCTGTGATGAGACGGGGGCCGGGCTGGTGCGGAACGGCCGGCTGCTGGGGCATGCGGTGGCGTCGAGCATGGATGAGCATGCGCGGTTCGGGGGTGTGGTGCCGGAGATCGCGGCACGTGCCCATGTCCACTCGTTCAACCCGGTGGTGCGGCGGGCGCTGGACGAGGCCGGGCTGGGGATGTCCGATATCGGGGCGGTCGCGGTGACGACCGGGCCGGGGCTCTCCGGGGCGCTCCAGGTGGGGCTGGCCGGGGCGAAGAGCCTGGCGTACGCGCTGGATGTGCCGCTGTACGGGGTTCACCACCTGGCCGGTCATGTCGCCGCCGACACCCTCGCACACGGCCCGCTGCCCGATCCCTGTGT
This genomic stretch from Streptomyces nigrescens harbors:
- a CDS encoding GntR family transcriptional regulator, whose amino-acid sequence is MLFRVDPGSSVPLGDQIAASVRGAIADGTVDTGERLPAARELAASLGVNVHTVLRGYQRLKEEGLIELRRGRGAVVIGGAAPARARLGETAERLIAEARKLGLSDEEIVTVVRVGLAGR
- a CDS encoding MFS transporter, coding for MTATPEPAPACPSPPAATAPPSADPPLWRDRRFVLLAAARTISVLGNGFARVALSFAVLALPGAGPGQLSLVLACQAVPQLVFILAGGVMADRMSRSRLMIVTDLVGAAAYAGLAAMVLTGHAPLMALCALAALAGTATALFSPAMDGVIPLLVPAGRLQRANGLLRVGMNSSMLLGLALSGVAVAVVGAGWALALNAVSFVVSALLVRGLRLPARARTGSSGWADLRDGWREFAGRQWLWVVVAQYSVVVAALNANAGVLGPLVAENELGGARSWSLIVAAQALGTITGAGLAARIRVRRPVLIAVLATFPLALPIALLAVRAPVPWIALAMFGSGIAADIFGVLWATTIQREVPEAALSRVSSYDWFGSLAFAPLGLLIAGPVAARTGVGPALAGCAALIVLVSAAALLSPQVRGLRAPGPAPTGEERDECEAERPR
- a CDS encoding nucleotidyltransferase domain-containing protein → MTSTPGPAPLPEPAPPGAAAEATGERNPADRTTPDGVPPDRVTPVRPATDRATAHLLDRFLAALRPRLPLRALWAHGSLAGGDYQQGRSDLDLIAIVDRPCTPEEERQLGELHATLDRTDPLAAKLHCSYLAADETADPAHIHLTWAHRELKRRTVTPVTRRELHTFGRVLYGDAPTTLLPPVTDAELATFIRTDLREFWRPALDEPEEWLQDIWVDLGMLTLARATVTLRDGTLISKGEALAVLGELGAPDEVIADIRHRRYGPAAPPHPPGPARPSDRLGRRADLTRAFLGPAIDRTLATYGHTFPAPPG
- a CDS encoding DUF1648 domain-containing protein; this encodes MKSALRSAPPSDGSARTWLAAVPFVVVIVVFAGIYMGVADRLPDPLATHFRDERADGFSSVPGFLTASLALLLALGSVFGLLIHLRVPAPDVPWLIAGCYFTSAELGYVFCGTLLANADASDASAVREPWWQLPVGLGVALFAGALGRLLAGAAPPWPRRAPGATSRLDVPAGTTAGWSRTISSPPLIVLGVLLLGAGLVVGILAGWFPAAGLLFGGAVVLPLASVRVTVDRRGLALSPTLLPGRFRLRRIPVDRIAEAGSRRIACFAEFGGWGYRIRSGASGLVLRSGEGVVVRLTNGREFAVTVDDAATAAALLNTYADRAQARQGG
- a CDS encoding S16 family serine protease; protein product: MTTLRPSRTGTPARRRTLSRPHALVFGAVPVVALLAVAGFAPLPYSVARPGQTTDVLGTHGGGEVISPSGAAVRKTSGQLRMVAIQATAPDAGIRVGDVIEGWFRKDRAVMPLEAVFPSGMSDAEIAQHNVAEMKSSQRDATTAALRFLHRDPDRVKVRLRLDDVGGPSAGLMFSLGIVDKLAGDGSGGDLTGGRTIAGTGTIDADGTVGAVGGAPLKMQAARRDGASVFLVPKAECAQVRPAPEGLRLVPVSTLKGAVQALRALAKGGPVPGC
- a CDS encoding helix-turn-helix domain-containing protein encodes the protein MADDYLVRIGRLIRDARQHRGWTQTQLAEALGTSQSAVNRIERGNQNISLEMIARIGEALDSEIVSLGYAGPMHLRVVGGRRLSGSIDVKTSKNACVALLCATLLNAGRTTLRRVARIEEVYRILEVLGSIGVRTRWINDGNDLEIVPPAELDLDSMDTEAARRTRSVIMFLGPLLHRMDHFKLPYAGGCDLGTRTVTPHMTALRHFGLEITATDGTYIAEVDRSVAPKRAIVLTERGDTVTENALLAAARHDGVTVIRNASSNYMVQDLCFFLEELGVRVDGIGTTTLTVHGAAHIERDVDFAPSEDPVEAMSLLAAAVVTESELTIRRVPVEFLEIELAVLEEMGLDHERSTEYAADNGRTRLIDLTVRPSKLQAPLDKIHPMPFPGLNIDNVPFFAAIAASAQGQTLIHDWVYDNRAIYLTDLNRLGAQVKLLDPHRVLVDGTTRWRSAEMMCPPALRPAVVVLLAMMAAEGTSVLRNVYVINRGYEDLAERLNSIGAQIEIFRDI